A genomic segment from Chitinophagaceae bacterium encodes:
- a CDS encoding exo-alpha-sialidase, which translates to MKKLLVFLFIIFCTINIFSQPNIPVFESGKDGHKSYRIPAIIKLNNGHLLAFAEGRVQGASDFGDVNIVLKISTDNGRTWGSIKTIVDYDTLQAGNPAPVVDLTDPAYTTGRIFLFYNTGNKQESDVRNGNGLREVWYKTSTNGGINWSEAVNITLQTHRPKLPQINPAYNFTADWRSYANTPGHAMQFETGKYKGRIYIAANHSEGGIQNESMDYIAHGFYTDDHGKTFHISNNVNLPGGNENMAAELSDGRIMLNIRNQRGDVRARYIAISSNGGQSWDTSYFDKNLPDPVCQGSLLTIGKKRKQNILAFSNAADEKRRDNLTLRISFDDGKTWKKNFVIYKNPSQPDAAAYSDIVKLSGKKIGVLYEKDNYSKIVFTVVKWK; encoded by the coding sequence ATGAAAAAATTGTTAGTGTTTTTATTCATTATCTTTTGCACTATAAATATTTTTAGCCAGCCAAATATACCTGTTTTTGAATCGGGTAAGGATGGCCATAAAAGCTACCGCATCCCTGCAATTATTAAACTGAACAATGGCCACCTGCTTGCTTTTGCCGAAGGCCGAGTACAAGGCGCAAGCGATTTTGGAGATGTGAATATTGTACTAAAAATAAGTACTGATAATGGCCGTACATGGGGTAGCATAAAAACAATTGTTGATTATGATACCCTGCAGGCCGGAAACCCTGCGCCTGTTGTTGACCTCACAGATCCAGCTTACACAACTGGTAGGATATTTTTATTTTATAATACCGGTAATAAACAAGAAAGCGATGTGAGAAATGGAAATGGATTGAGGGAAGTATGGTATAAAACATCTACAAATGGCGGTATCAACTGGAGCGAAGCCGTGAACATTACTTTGCAAACTCATCGCCCAAAACTACCGCAAATAAACCCTGCTTATAATTTTACCGCTGACTGGAGAAGTTACGCCAACACACCTGGCCATGCAATGCAATTTGAAACCGGGAAGTATAAAGGAAGGATTTATATTGCGGCAAATCATTCTGAAGGAGGTATCCAAAATGAATCAATGGATTATATTGCCCATGGCTTTTATACCGATGACCATGGTAAAACCTTTCACATAAGTAACAATGTTAACCTCCCTGGCGGCAATGAAAACATGGCTGCAGAATTAAGCGATGGCCGTATAATGCTCAACATTAGAAATCAAAGGGGTGATGTAAGAGCAAGATATATTGCTATAAGCAGCAATGGCGGCCAAAGCTGGGACACCAGCTATTTTGATAAAAACCTACCCGATCCTGTTTGCCAGGGAAGCTTGCTTACTATTGGGAAAAAGAGAAAGCAAAATATTTTGGCTTTTAGTAACGCAGCAGATGAAAAGCGAAGGGACAACCTTACACTCCGTATCAGTTTTGATGATGGCAAAACCTGGAAGAAAAATTTTGTGATCTATAAAAATCCATCGCAGCCGGATGCAGCAGCATATTCAGATATTGTAAAACTCTCCGGAAAAAAAATTGGCGTTTTATACGAAAAAGATAATTATTCAAAGATTGTGTTTACCGTTGTAAAATGGAAGTAA
- a CDS encoding family 20 glycosylhydrolase, which produces MKKLFFLAILFPFTCFAQQAVNIIPQPVQINLLQGNFIIDKNTSLNFNNSNKDLLATANFLNHYINKISGIHLVTNKTSTNSIELKLIHTAQIGQEGYLLNVSSKAIIISANTKIGIVYGMQSLFQLLPAIRTNATLHVPCLSITDYPRFAYRGMHLDVSRHFFGPELVKEYIDLIAAYKMNTFHWHLVDDQGWRIEIKKYPSLTTTGAWRVDQNDKAWGSRPQAKPGEATTYGGYYTQDQIKEIIKYASDRNITIIPEIEMPGHVASAIASYPYLSCTQQPQLPLTGGNYTGMASGYCAGNDSVFTFLENVLTEVINLFPSKYIHIGGDEMDKGPWKICPRCQARIKKEVLKNEDELQSYFIKRIEKFVNSKNRKIIGWDEILEGGLAPEATVMSWRGETGGIEAAKMQHDVIMTPGKPLYFDHYQAGPEGEPVAFGGMNTLKNVYDYEPIPTELTTEQAKYVLGAQANLWCESISTADHVEYMILPRMPALAEVLWSPKENKNWKDFNNRLENHFKVYGQKGLRYCAGNYTVNIKPSSVNGKLLVNLTSDIVHANIYYTLDGTEPILSSSKYTAPIEINNSVLLKASTELNGRIMGVQAAKQNFVMHKAIARPVNYTFPVSRFYMADGPNSLTDGVRGTGIVGKYWHGISGNDLIATIDLGNTINIQSISLGCLQNYSDWIFLPQSVKFETSINGNDFEEIQIIQNPISTNEKSVQYDFKISFPAKQAKYIRVSAKNNLCPPGHPGTGKPAWIFADEVIVE; this is translated from the coding sequence ATGAAAAAACTATTTTTCCTGGCCATACTCTTTCCTTTTACCTGCTTTGCCCAGCAAGCTGTAAATATTATTCCACAACCGGTTCAAATAAATCTTCTGCAGGGCAATTTTATTATTGATAAGAATACCTCTTTAAATTTTAACAATAGCAATAAAGATTTGTTGGCAACAGCAAATTTTTTAAACCATTATATTAACAAAATATCGGGCATTCATTTAGTTACAAATAAAACATCAACCAATTCAATAGAATTAAAGCTTATTCATACAGCTCAAATTGGGCAAGAAGGTTACCTGCTTAATGTTTCTTCGAAAGCAATAATTATTTCTGCCAATACAAAAATTGGGATAGTTTATGGCATGCAGTCTTTATTTCAATTACTGCCTGCAATACGCACCAATGCAACACTTCATGTGCCATGCTTGAGCATTACCGATTACCCAAGGTTTGCCTATAGAGGAATGCATTTAGATGTAAGCCGCCATTTCTTTGGGCCCGAACTTGTAAAAGAATACATTGATTTAATTGCTGCTTATAAAATGAATACCTTTCACTGGCACTTGGTTGACGACCAGGGCTGGCGCATTGAAATAAAAAAATATCCTAGCCTTACCACAACTGGCGCATGGCGTGTTGACCAAAACGATAAAGCCTGGGGAAGCCGCCCACAGGCAAAACCCGGTGAAGCTACAACCTATGGCGGTTATTACACACAGGATCAAATAAAAGAAATTATTAAATATGCTTCAGATAGAAATATAACTATCATTCCCGAAATAGAAATGCCCGGGCATGTTGCATCTGCAATAGCATCTTATCCCTATTTAAGTTGTACGCAACAACCACAGTTGCCATTAACCGGTGGAAATTATACCGGCATGGCTTCCGGTTATTGTGCTGGTAATGATAGTGTATTTACTTTTCTTGAAAATGTTTTAACAGAAGTGATCAATCTATTTCCATCTAAATACATTCATATTGGTGGAGATGAAATGGATAAAGGGCCCTGGAAAATATGCCCTCGCTGCCAGGCAAGAATTAAAAAAGAAGTATTGAAAAATGAAGATGAATTGCAGAGTTATTTTATTAAACGCATTGAAAAATTTGTGAACAGTAAAAACAGAAAAATAATTGGTTGGGACGAAATTTTAGAAGGCGGGCTTGCACCCGAAGCCACAGTAATGAGTTGGCGTGGAGAAACAGGTGGAATAGAAGCAGCCAAAATGCAGCATGATGTGATAATGACACCAGGCAAGCCTTTGTACTTTGACCATTACCAGGCAGGCCCCGAAGGTGAACCTGTTGCATTTGGCGGTATGAACACATTAAAAAATGTGTACGATTACGAACCCATACCTACCGAACTTACTACCGAACAAGCCAAATACGTTTTGGGGGCTCAGGCCAATTTATGGTGCGAAAGTATTTCTACTGCCGATCATGTAGAATATATGATTTTACCCCGTATGCCTGCATTGGCAGAAGTACTTTGGAGCCCTAAAGAAAACAAAAACTGGAAGGATTTTAATAACCGGTTAGAAAATCATTTTAAAGTTTATGGGCAAAAAGGATTGCGGTATTGCGCCGGCAATTATACAGTTAACATCAAACCATCATCGGTAAATGGAAAGCTGCTTGTGAACTTAACGAGTGATATTGTACATGCAAATATATATTATACCCTCGATGGAACCGAGCCAATACTGAGCAGTAGTAAGTACACGGCACCTATTGAAATAAATAATTCTGTTTTATTAAAAGCTTCAACTGAACTAAATGGCCGCATAATGGGCGTTCAGGCTGCAAAACAAAATTTTGTAATGCACAAAGCCATTGCAAGGCCGGTGAACTATACGTTTCCGGTAAGTAGGTTTTACATGGCCGATGGCCCCAACTCTTTAACAGACGGCGTAAGGGGAACCGGCATTGTGGGTAAGTACTGGCACGGTATCAGCGGAAATGATTTAATAGCAACAATTGATTTAGGAAACACAATAAATATTCAATCCATATCATTAGGTTGCTTACAAAACTACAGCGATTGGATTTTTCTTCCGCAATCTGTAAAATTTGAAACTTCCATTAACGGAAATGATTTTGAAGAAATACAAATCATCCAAAATCCAATCAGCACAAACGAGAAATCTGTACAATACGATTTTAAAATTTCATTTCCGGCAAAGCAGGCAAAGTATATACGGGTAAGTGCAAAAAACAACCTTTGCCCTCCCGGCCACCCAGGTACAGGAAAGCCTGCATGGATTTTTGCAGATGAGGTTATTGTGGAGTAA